The following proteins come from a genomic window of Paramisgurnus dabryanus chromosome 19, PD_genome_1.1, whole genome shotgun sequence:
- the gnrhr1 gene encoding gonadotropin releasing hormone receptor 1 isoform X2 encodes MPAHRMPGNVSFLSISPTRIWENTSNVSRPQFPPDWEAPTFTVAARFRVAATMVLFVFAAISNLSVLISVARGRGRRLASHLRPLIASLASADLVMTFVVMPLDAIWNITVQWYAGDIMCKLLCFLKLFAMHSSAFILVVVSLDRHHAILHPLEALDAGRRNKRMLLAAWILSVLFASPQLFIFRAIKAEGVDFVQCVTHGSFQERWQETVYNMFHFVTLYVFPLLVMSFCYTRILVEINRQMPRGGEPCLRCSGTNIIPKARMKTLKMTIIIVASFVVCWTPYYLLGIWYWFQPRMLKVMPEYIHHALFVFGNLNTCCDPVIYGFFTPSFRADIASCLCRRNLNTSPKSLDRLSARRGGASGEAESDLGSADQHSGQQA; translated from the exons ATGCCAGCACACAG GATGCCAGGAAACGTATCTTTCCTATCCATAAGTCCCACACGCATTTGGGAAAACACCTCTAACGTCTCCCGCCCTCAGTTTCCTCCAGACTGGGAAGCACCAACATTCACCGTGGCTGCTCGCTTCCGCGTGGCGGCCACCATGGTGCTCTTTGTCTTTGCAGCCATCAGCAACCTCTCAGTACTGATCAGCGTCGCCAGAGGACGAGGACGCCGCCTGGCCTCGCACCTGCGGCCTCTCATTGCCAGCCTTGCTTCTGCTGACCTGGTCATGACCTTTGTGGTCATGCCACTCGATGCTATTTGGAATATCACGGTGCAGTGGTATGCTGGTGATATCATGTGCAAGCTCCTGTGCTTTCTGAAGCTCTTTGCCATGCATTCCTCTGCGTTTATCCTGGTGGTGGTGAGTCTGGACAGGCATCATGCCATACTGCACCCGCTGGAGGCTCTAGATGCTGGTCGCAGGAACAAGAGAATGCTGCTTGCTGCCTGGATCCTCAGCGTACTGTTCGCTTCTCCACAG TTGTTCATCTTCAGAGCAATTAAAGCTGAAGGAGTCGACTTTGTGCagtgtgtaacacatggaagcTTTCAGGAGCGCTGGCAGGAAACAGTCTACAACATGTTCCACTTTGTCACCCTGTATGTGTTTCCCCTGCTTGTTATGAGCTTCTGCTATACTCGAATACTTGTGGAAATCAACCGCCAGATGCCACGCG GTGGGGAACCATGTCTGAGATGCAGCGGAACCAATATTATCCCAAAGGCTCGTATGAAGACCCTAAAGATGACCATCATTATCGTGGCCTCTTTTGTGGTGTGCTGGACACCGTACTACCTGCTTGGCATCTGGTACTGGTTCCAGCCTCGCATGCTGAAGGTGATGCCGGAATACATCCATCATGCCCTCTTTGTCTTCGGCAACCTCAACACGTGCTGTGACCCGGTCATCTACGGTTTCTTCACTCCCTCATTTCGAGCAGATATAGCCAGCTGTTTGTGCCGAAGGAATCTGAACACCTCTCCTAAATCACTGGATAGACTCTCTGCAAGAAGAGGTGGGGCCAGTGGAGAAGCCGAGTCGGACCTTGGAAGTGCTGACCAGCATAGTGGACAACAAGCATAA
- the gnrhr1 gene encoding gonadotropin releasing hormone receptor 1 isoform X1: MPAHRMPGNVSFLSISPTRIWENTSNVSRPQFPPDWEAPTFTVAARFRVAATMVLFVFAAISNLSVLISVARGRGRRLASHLRPLIASLASADLVMTFVVMPLDAIWNITVQWYAGDIMCKLLCFLKLFAMHSSAFILVVVSLDRHHAILHPLEALDAGRRNKRMLLAAWILSVLFASPQLFIFRAIKAEGVDFVQCVTHGSFQERWQETVYNMFHFVTLYVFPLLVMSFCYTRILVEINRQMPRGKGKGGEPCLRCSGTNIIPKARMKTLKMTIIIVASFVVCWTPYYLLGIWYWFQPRMLKVMPEYIHHALFVFGNLNTCCDPVIYGFFTPSFRADIASCLCRRNLNTSPKSLDRLSARRGGASGEAESDLGSADQHSGQQA, from the exons ATGCCAGCACACAG GATGCCAGGAAACGTATCTTTCCTATCCATAAGTCCCACACGCATTTGGGAAAACACCTCTAACGTCTCCCGCCCTCAGTTTCCTCCAGACTGGGAAGCACCAACATTCACCGTGGCTGCTCGCTTCCGCGTGGCGGCCACCATGGTGCTCTTTGTCTTTGCAGCCATCAGCAACCTCTCAGTACTGATCAGCGTCGCCAGAGGACGAGGACGCCGCCTGGCCTCGCACCTGCGGCCTCTCATTGCCAGCCTTGCTTCTGCTGACCTGGTCATGACCTTTGTGGTCATGCCACTCGATGCTATTTGGAATATCACGGTGCAGTGGTATGCTGGTGATATCATGTGCAAGCTCCTGTGCTTTCTGAAGCTCTTTGCCATGCATTCCTCTGCGTTTATCCTGGTGGTGGTGAGTCTGGACAGGCATCATGCCATACTGCACCCGCTGGAGGCTCTAGATGCTGGTCGCAGGAACAAGAGAATGCTGCTTGCTGCCTGGATCCTCAGCGTACTGTTCGCTTCTCCACAG TTGTTCATCTTCAGAGCAATTAAAGCTGAAGGAGTCGACTTTGTGCagtgtgtaacacatggaagcTTTCAGGAGCGCTGGCAGGAAACAGTCTACAACATGTTCCACTTTGTCACCCTGTATGTGTTTCCCCTGCTTGTTATGAGCTTCTGCTATACTCGAATACTTGTGGAAATCAACCGCCAGATGCCACGCGGTAAAGGAAAGG GTGGGGAACCATGTCTGAGATGCAGCGGAACCAATATTATCCCAAAGGCTCGTATGAAGACCCTAAAGATGACCATCATTATCGTGGCCTCTTTTGTGGTGTGCTGGACACCGTACTACCTGCTTGGCATCTGGTACTGGTTCCAGCCTCGCATGCTGAAGGTGATGCCGGAATACATCCATCATGCCCTCTTTGTCTTCGGCAACCTCAACACGTGCTGTGACCCGGTCATCTACGGTTTCTTCACTCCCTCATTTCGAGCAGATATAGCCAGCTGTTTGTGCCGAAGGAATCTGAACACCTCTCCTAAATCACTGGATAGACTCTCTGCAAGAAGAGGTGGGGCCAGTGGAGAAGCCGAGTCGGACCTTGGAAGTGCTGACCAGCATAGTGGACAACAAGCATAA